ATGTACCTCGTTCTGTTCTCGCCGACGTAGACTGCGAAATGACCTTTCGGGACATCGAGAGGGAGACCCTCTTCGTCGCTGTAGCCATTGTTGTTGATGTTCTTCTTGCCCAAGCTCGAACATCTCTTCAGGATTTGCTTCAGTACTGCGGCTTGAGGAAGCTTGTTCGGCTTTCTAATCGCCATTTTTGGAGATGTAAAGCTTAAAAAAAGACTTGAGTTTTTTTTGAAGAGAAaacgaaagagagagagagagaagagagggaCTAAAGTGCAAATAGAGAAAAATGGATGAAGATGGTGGTGTGGTGAAGAGGAGTGAAGAAGGGGGTATTTATTAGGAGtaggagagagaaagaagagggtATGATGACGTGGCGCGTGGGATGAGTTAACATACCACGGGTGTTTTGGGGTACGTGCATGCGTGGCAGGGTTCAGTGGGAGCCAGGCCCATTGGGTTTTACTCTGTTGGGCCCTGCAATGACATTATGGGCCCTTTGTCATGTATGTTAGTTAATACCCTTTTAAGCTTTTAGTTAGGTTTTATTAGGATTATCTTGGAATTTGATATTTAAAATGAAGCTCGATCTTGACTAGGACTTTCTAATAATGCTGTGCTGAATACCACTTTACTAGTTTTTTATTCTATGTGCCATCAAAATCTAAAATTTATG
The Humulus lupulus chromosome 6, drHumLupu1.1, whole genome shotgun sequence DNA segment above includes these coding regions:
- the LOC133781861 gene encoding protein SMALL AUXIN UP-REGULATED RNA 51-like, producing MAIRKPNKLPQAAVLKQILKRCSSLGKKNINNNGYSDEEGLPLDVPKGHFAVYVGENRTRYIVPISFLTHPEFQTLLRRAEEEFGFDHEMGLTIPCEEVVFRSLTSMLR